The following are from one region of the Alkalimarinus sediminis genome:
- the gcvH gene encoding glycine cleavage system protein GcvH, with amino-acid sequence MSNIPGELKYLSSHEWVRVEGDGTATIGITDHAQDLLGDVVFVELPEVGVEINAGEEAGVVESVKAASDIYSPVSGEVLAINEALEESPDLVNNEPYEDGWFFKVKLTDESDLESLLDADAYAEACEAEDH; translated from the coding sequence ATGAGTAATATTCCAGGCGAATTGAAATATCTATCCAGTCATGAGTGGGTGCGCGTAGAAGGCGATGGTACAGCGACTATTGGTATTACCGATCACGCGCAAGATCTATTGGGTGATGTAGTTTTTGTTGAACTGCCTGAAGTTGGCGTTGAGATTAATGCTGGTGAAGAAGCGGGTGTGGTTGAGTCTGTAAAAGCTGCTTCAGATATCTATAGCCCAGTAAGCGGTGAAGTTTTGGCTATTAACGAAGCCTTAGAAGAGTCGCCAGACCTTGTTAATAATGAGCCTTATGAAGATGGTTGGTTTTTTAAAGTAAAACTGACCGATGAGAGTGACCTTGAGTCGTTGCTAGATGCGGATGCTTATGCTGAAGCCTGTGAAGCTGAAGATCACTAA
- the gcvT gene encoding glycine cleavage system aminomethyltransferase GcvT, whose translation MGNKTALYDTHVACGGKIVDFGGWDMPIHYGSQLEEHHVVRKASGMFDVSHMTIVDLVGSDAKRYLQYLLANDVDKLKDIGKALYSGMLNEQGGVIDDLIVYNMPEGYRLVVNCGTREKDLAWMEKQSAGFDIELTERPELAMVAVQGPEAIAKTMQVLAGEKAEAISSLKVFQGLESAGWMLCRTGYTGEDGLEIIVPEAEVVTFWQQLQEAGVKPCGLGARDTLRLEAGMNLYGSDMDESISPLQANMGWTIAWQPSERDFIGRAALEAEKAEGVKSKLVGLVLEERGVLRAHQKVVVEGLGEGEITSGTFSPTLGYSVALARVPAATGDSCAVEMRKKLQPVKVVMPPFVRNGARVYK comes from the coding sequence ATGGGAAATAAAACCGCACTTTATGACACTCATGTGGCCTGTGGCGGAAAAATCGTCGACTTTGGTGGTTGGGATATGCCTATTCATTATGGCTCTCAGCTTGAAGAACACCATGTCGTCCGTAAGGCAAGTGGGATGTTTGATGTTTCTCATATGACCATTGTTGATCTCGTAGGTAGTGATGCGAAGCGCTACTTGCAGTATTTGTTGGCCAATGATGTTGATAAGCTAAAAGATATTGGTAAAGCGCTCTATAGCGGTATGCTGAATGAGCAGGGCGGCGTTATTGATGACTTAATTGTTTACAACATGCCTGAAGGCTACCGTTTAGTGGTCAACTGCGGCACTCGAGAAAAAGACCTTGCCTGGATGGAAAAGCAATCTGCAGGCTTTGATATCGAGCTTACAGAGCGACCAGAACTGGCCATGGTTGCAGTTCAAGGGCCAGAGGCCATTGCTAAAACGATGCAAGTATTGGCAGGTGAAAAGGCTGAGGCTATTTCGTCTCTTAAAGTGTTCCAAGGCTTAGAGTCTGCTGGCTGGATGCTGTGTCGCACTGGTTATACGGGAGAGGATGGCTTAGAAATTATAGTGCCCGAGGCAGAGGTCGTAACATTCTGGCAGCAGTTACAAGAGGCAGGCGTAAAGCCTTGTGGATTAGGCGCACGAGACACGCTGCGACTTGAAGCCGGCATGAACCTATATGGCTCCGATATGGATGAGAGTATTAGCCCGCTGCAGGCAAATATGGGTTGGACTATCGCATGGCAGCCCTCAGAGCGAGATTTTATTGGCCGAGCCGCACTAGAAGCAGAAAAAGCTGAAGGTGTTAAAAGTAAGTTGGTTGGACTAGTGCTAGAAGAGCGTGGTGTATTACGTGCTCACCAGAAAGTGGTTGTTGAAGGACTGGGTGAAGGTGAAATTACCAGTGGAACATTCTCTCCAACACTTGGCTACTCAGTGGCTTTAGCTCGAGTGCCTGCTGCAACAGGTGATAGCTGCGCTGTTGAGATGCGTAAAAAACTACAACCCGTGAAGGTGGTAATGCCTCCTTTTGTGCGTAACGGTGCGCGAGTTTATAAATAA
- a CDS encoding YqiA/YcfP family alpha/beta fold hydrolase produces the protein MFDERPPLASKPQSCAHTTLIYLHGFNSSPESHKAQFLKTYLESAAYNCDYIIPRLSFSPAEVETAISVLIEAQLERGPVALIGSSLGGYYGVYFAEKYGLKAALINPAVKPYELLIDYLGENQNLYSGEHYSLTNKHMDELLAMDIGLISRPENLLLLTQTADQTLDYREALLKLKRSPAWIQSGGSHEYSDFNAVIPAIMSFLQIPNRSAC, from the coding sequence TTGTTTGACGAACGCCCCCCTCTAGCGTCTAAACCGCAGTCGTGTGCTCACACAACCTTAATCTATCTTCATGGCTTTAACAGTTCGCCTGAATCTCATAAAGCGCAGTTTCTTAAAACCTACCTTGAAAGTGCTGCGTACAATTGCGATTACATTATTCCTCGACTGTCTTTCTCGCCCGCAGAAGTCGAAACTGCTATATCGGTGCTGATAGAGGCTCAACTGGAGCGAGGCCCCGTAGCACTCATAGGTAGTTCATTAGGAGGCTATTACGGGGTTTACTTTGCCGAAAAGTATGGTCTCAAAGCAGCATTGATTAACCCTGCGGTTAAGCCTTATGAGTTGTTGATTGACTATCTTGGTGAAAACCAAAACTTATATAGCGGCGAGCACTATAGCTTAACAAATAAGCATATGGATGAACTGCTGGCGATGGATATCGGCTTAATTTCAAGGCCAGAAAACCTGTTGCTGTTGACTCAAACCGCCGATCAAACTCTAGATTACCGAGAGGCGTTGCTTAAACTCAAGCGCTCTCCCGCATGGATTCAGTCAGGCGGGAGCCATGAATATAGTGACTTTAATGCAGTAATCCCCGCCATTATGTCTTTCTTACAGATACCTAATCGCTCTGCTTGTTAG
- the cpdA gene encoding 3',5'-cyclic-AMP phosphodiesterase encodes MDIADEESADKESTDKQSALDGGQSDEALFIVQITDPHLRKEEDGKLLGMNTRASLDAVLNLIKRNHATPDALLATGDLAQDGSIEAYQCFEEKVNRFGCPVFWFTGNHDNREAMRGVAQGSGALEKVVRMGAWQFIFLDSLLDGKVHGHLSDEELTLLDEALAARPDLHSLVSFHHHPVDIDCKWLDAIGLKNREQLLEIIDKHSNVRCLLWGHIHQEVDSMREDVRLLATPSTCVQFLPNSESFAIDNLAPGYRWLQLNADGSIDTGVERADHIEFQVDYNSKGY; translated from the coding sequence ATGGATATTGCCGACGAAGAGAGTGCTGACAAAGAGAGCACCGATAAACAATCTGCATTAGATGGGGGACAGTCTGATGAGGCCTTGTTTATTGTACAGATAACAGACCCACACCTGCGTAAAGAAGAAGACGGCAAACTGTTGGGTATGAATACTCGCGCCAGTCTTGATGCAGTGCTTAATCTCATCAAACGTAACCACGCCACGCCTGATGCTTTATTGGCTACAGGAGACCTTGCTCAAGATGGCTCGATCGAGGCATACCAATGCTTTGAAGAGAAGGTCAACAGATTTGGTTGCCCAGTATTTTGGTTTACAGGTAATCATGATAACCGAGAAGCAATGAGAGGCGTGGCTCAGGGTAGTGGTGCACTTGAAAAAGTTGTACGAATGGGGGCGTGGCAGTTTATTTTCTTAGATTCGTTGCTCGACGGAAAGGTACATGGTCATTTGTCAGATGAAGAGTTAACGCTGCTTGACGAAGCTCTTGCTGCAAGGCCTGACCTGCATAGCTTGGTGAGTTTTCATCATCACCCAGTCGATATAGACTGCAAATGGCTAGATGCCATAGGGCTGAAAAACAGAGAGCAATTATTAGAAATTATCGACAAGCACTCTAATGTAAGGTGTTTGCTCTGGGGTCATATCCACCAAGAAGTAGACTCAATGAGAGAGGATGTCAGATTATTGGCAACCCCTTCGACCTGTGTGCAGTTTTTGCCTAACTCCGAGTCGTTTGCCATCGATAATCTTGCTCCCGGTTACCGGTGGTTACAACTAAATGCTGATGGCTCGATAGATACAGGTGTTGAGCGTGCTGACCACATTGAGTTTCAGGTAGATTATAACAGCAAGGGGTATTAA
- a CDS encoding DUF1249 domain-containing protein — MTAKRRYVPDISRLGALGDGNYLRLVKLIPREFDDSKTVEFQLSSGSQYFGQVRIKLIEACKYTDTVYLEQVRNSGKWLNNPQMTVRLYHDVGMAEVISCCRHRRIQGVNDYPNRFMHHPDEKIQINAFLAEWLDYCLKFGHAICDLTNKM, encoded by the coding sequence ATGACGGCTAAGCGCCGCTATGTACCGGATATCTCTCGCTTGGGTGCGCTAGGTGACGGTAACTATTTGCGTCTGGTAAAGCTGATTCCTCGAGAATTTGATGACAGTAAAACGGTAGAGTTTCAGCTTTCGTCAGGCTCGCAATACTTTGGTCAGGTTCGTATCAAACTGATCGAGGCCTGTAAGTACACAGATACCGTTTACTTAGAGCAAGTGCGTAACTCAGGCAAGTGGCTTAATAATCCACAGATGACCGTTAGACTCTATCATGATGTGGGGATGGCTGAAGTGATTAGCTGCTGCCGCCATAGACGGATTCAAGGTGTAAACGATTACCCTAATCGATTTATGCACCACCCCGATGAAAAAATCCAAATTAATGCCTTTTTAGCGGAATGGTTAGACTATTGTCTAAAGTTTGGGCATGCAATTTGCGACCTGACCAACAAAATGTGA
- the nudF gene encoding ADP-ribose diphosphatase — protein sequence MKEIKQQFSTSDVEVLSNDRAFDGFFKIDRYRLSHRLFKGGWGPELQREVFVREDATCVLPYDADTDQVVLLEQFRVGALGHNQSPWLLELVAGINDAGETPEAVGRREAIEEASIELGELRPICQYLVSPGGTNEKIHLYCGQVDASTAHGIHGLEHEGEDIKVHVVQASEAFEYVATGRINNAASIIALQWLQLNHAILRRDWSKQ from the coding sequence ATGAAAGAGATTAAACAGCAGTTTTCAACGTCGGACGTAGAGGTGCTATCTAACGATAGGGCTTTTGACGGCTTTTTTAAGATCGATCGTTATCGCTTATCCCATCGACTGTTTAAAGGTGGTTGGGGGCCGGAATTACAGCGAGAAGTGTTTGTGCGCGAAGATGCCACCTGTGTCTTGCCTTATGATGCCGATACCGACCAAGTGGTTTTACTTGAACAGTTTCGGGTGGGTGCATTAGGGCATAATCAGAGTCCTTGGTTGCTGGAGCTGGTTGCGGGGATTAATGATGCGGGAGAAACTCCCGAAGCAGTGGGTCGACGAGAGGCGATTGAAGAGGCGAGTATCGAGCTAGGGGAGCTGAGACCCATCTGCCAATACCTAGTCTCCCCTGGCGGGACCAATGAGAAAATCCACTTATACTGTGGGCAGGTTGATGCGTCAACCGCTCATGGTATTCATGGGTTGGAGCATGAGGGGGAAGATATTAAAGTTCATGTGGTTCAGGCTAGTGAAGCGTTTGAATACGTAGCTACTGGGCGAATCAACAATGCCGCCTCTATTATTGCCCTGCAATGGTTACAGTTGAATCATGCTATATTAAGGCGAGACTGGTCTAAACAATGA
- the thiC gene encoding phosphomethylpyrimidine synthase ThiC, with product MNARPEDFLSDSAKVDQASVAPLPNSKKIYVEGSRPDIRVPMREISLADTPTDMGGEKNRPVTVYDTSGPYTDPVADIDIRKGLKPIRSSWIDERGDTETLAGFTSEFTNRRMKDLTLDHMRFNLFSAPKKAKAGKNVTQLHYARKGIITPEMEFVAIRENMRLQEARENGELDQQHPGQSFGASIPQQITAEFVRDEVARGRAIIPCNINHPELEPMIIGRNFLVKINGNIGNSAVTSSIEEEVEKLTWGVRWGSDTIMDLSTGKNIHETREWIVRNSPVPIGTVPIYQALEKVGGVAEDLTWEIFRDTLIEQAEQGVDYFTIHAGVLLRYVPMTANRVTGIVSRGGSIMAKWCLAHHKENFLYTHFEDICEIMKAYDVSFSLGDGLRPGSIADANDEAQFGELETLGELTKIAWKHDVQTIIEGPGHIPMHMIKENMDKQLVECGEAPFYTLGPLTTDIAPGYDHITSGIGAAMIGWYGCAMLCYVTPKEHLGLPNKDDVKTGIITYKIAAHAADLAKGHPGAQIRDNAMSKARFEFRWEDQFNLGLDPDTARAYHDETLPKDSAKVAHFCSMCGPKFCSMKISQEVRDYAAEKELSSVDSALEKGMSEMSEEFRKQGSEIYSKV from the coding sequence GAGAGAGATTAGTTTGGCAGATACACCAACGGATATGGGCGGGGAGAAGAACCGCCCCGTTACCGTGTATGATACATCGGGGCCTTACACCGATCCTGTAGCGGATATTGATATCAGAAAAGGGCTTAAGCCTATTCGCTCAAGCTGGATTGATGAGCGGGGTGATACCGAAACGCTAGCAGGTTTTACCTCTGAATTTACCAATCGTCGCATGAAGGATCTGACACTTGATCACATGCGCTTTAACCTTTTTAGTGCGCCTAAAAAAGCTAAAGCAGGCAAAAATGTGACCCAGCTGCACTATGCGCGTAAAGGTATTATCACGCCAGAGATGGAGTTTGTCGCGATTCGTGAAAACATGCGCCTGCAAGAAGCTCGAGAGAACGGTGAGTTGGATCAGCAGCACCCAGGTCAGTCATTTGGAGCCTCTATTCCGCAACAGATTACGGCAGAGTTTGTGCGTGATGAAGTCGCTCGCGGGCGAGCCATTATCCCTTGTAACATCAATCACCCAGAACTTGAGCCAATGATTATTGGTCGTAATTTTCTGGTGAAAATTAACGGCAATATCGGTAACTCTGCAGTGACATCCTCTATCGAAGAGGAGGTAGAAAAGCTTACTTGGGGTGTTCGTTGGGGTTCAGATACTATTATGGATCTATCGACGGGCAAAAATATTCATGAAACCCGTGAATGGATTGTCCGCAACTCGCCAGTGCCGATTGGTACTGTGCCTATTTATCAGGCACTTGAAAAGGTGGGAGGCGTTGCAGAAGACCTTACCTGGGAGATTTTCCGCGACACGTTAATTGAGCAGGCAGAGCAGGGAGTTGACTATTTTACGATTCACGCCGGCGTATTGCTGAGATATGTCCCCATGACAGCAAACCGAGTGACGGGCATTGTATCTCGTGGTGGTTCGATCATGGCGAAATGGTGTTTGGCGCATCATAAAGAAAACTTTTTATACACTCACTTTGAAGATATTTGCGAAATAATGAAGGCCTACGATGTCTCGTTCTCGTTAGGTGATGGTTTGCGCCCTGGTAGTATTGCAGACGCCAATGATGAAGCTCAGTTTGGTGAATTAGAGACATTAGGAGAGTTGACAAAAATCGCTTGGAAGCATGATGTACAAACCATCATCGAAGGCCCAGGCCATATTCCAATGCACATGATTAAAGAGAATATGGATAAGCAATTGGTCGAGTGTGGTGAGGCGCCTTTCTATACATTAGGGCCATTGACGACGGATATTGCTCCGGGCTATGACCATATTACCTCGGGTATTGGTGCTGCGATGATTGGCTGGTATGGCTGTGCAATGCTTTGCTATGTGACACCTAAAGAACACTTGGGTCTACCTAATAAAGATGACGTAAAGACCGGCATTATTACCTACAAGATTGCAGCCCATGCTGCAGACCTTGCAAAAGGTCACCCAGGCGCTCAAATTCGAGATAATGCGATGTCTAAGGCGAGATTTGAATTTCGCTGGGAAGATCAGTTTAATCTTGGTTTAGATCCAGATACCGCTAGAGCGTATCATGATGAAACGCTGCCTAAGGATTCTGCTAAAGTAGCTCACTTTTGCTCAATGTGTGGCCCTAAATTCTGTTCTATGAAAATCAGTCAAGAAGTGCGTGATTACGCTGCTGAGAAAGAACTTTCAAGTGTCGATAGTGCGCTTGAAAAGGGCATGAGTGAGATGTCTGAAGAGTTTCGTAAGCAGGGCAGTGAAATCTACAGCAAAGTATAG